Within the Pygocentrus nattereri isolate fPygNat1 chromosome 28, fPygNat1.pri, whole genome shotgun sequence genome, the region TACCATATAGTAAATCATAAGCACAGCGtacaaaaaaaacttaattatGTCCTACCATGTCTAAGTGTCTTatgtaaacaccacacactGTAATATGAAACCAGATGTGcttgcaggaaaaaaaatgtggaattcagaaaaaaaaggcacTGGGGAAATAGAGAAGGATATggctaaataaaaacacaggcaATCAGAAACACAGGGAGACTAGGAACAGTCCCAAGACAAGGAACATGCTGGGTTCCTGTAACCCAACAACTAGGCAGACAGCAGTACAGAGGACGGCAATGGCTGGGATCAGAGTCTGGCCTAGCACCACCTCAGGCTGGGCAGAAGTGACTGCTAAGGTCTTACTAGGCAGTGGAAGCTGGCTTTCAAGGCTCTCTTGGGTCTGAAGGGGAGCAGGGATCTTATGGAACAGTTTAAACTCTTCTTCAAACTCTTCATGAGTTATCAGTTTATCCTCTGTTGAGCAAGGGTCTCTGTCCTTGTCTTCAGGCAACACTGCTTTAACATTGATAAATTCTGGAGATGTGTCAGGTTTGGAAATAGATGTCAGGACTGGGACACTCTCTTTGAGAGGAGTTCTCTCAGAGGCAGATTCAGTGTCTGCATCCACACAAAGAACAGCAGGCAACTCCTTCAGCATAGACCCTTGTCCTTGTCTTTGTCGGTGATGTACGGATACCTCAGGGTCAGACGTAAGTGGAAGACTCTGGGTCACTATGTCCTTTCCTGTTGGTCCTTGGTGGGTGTCTCCATATggatgctgtgtaaatgtaggtGTGATGCCTGACACTTCCACCCCACCTGCATGGACATGTTCCACCATCAACCCTGCTTTGTTCTCCCTGCTAGTTTCACTTCTGACTATTGCATCATATATTGCTGGGTACATTTCGGGTTCCTTCACTGATAGACTCAAGCCTGGCACCTTTGCATCTTGATGTATACAATGGTTAAGATCTCCCCCCTCATGACTTTCACTGCCAACATTCATCTCCTTGAGAGAACTTTGCCATCTTGTCTCTCTCAGTACTTGCAAAGGTCCTTCAGTTGCATCAACCTCCATTTGATCAACTGCTTGATCTTGCATTGGAGTCTCAATCTCAAGTATGTCTGACTTGATTTCTTCTTCAGGTTCTCCCTCCACTTTCAAATCCTCTGACCTCTCTTCTCCCACATGTTGGAAGCTTGGATATATAGCTGATGAGGTTATGTCTGAGTCAAAAGGCACTTGGACTGAAATCTCTGACTGGGAATCATCTTGACTTGGGGAAAATAATTTGTCAGGTTTGGTAGAAACCTCAATATCACCTTCATCTACCACTGTGCCAATAATGTGGGGTATGTCAGAGTGAGATGATAGGTATTTTTCAGGGACTTTAAGCTGCAT harbors:
- the si:ch211-167b20.8 gene encoding uncharacterized protein si:ch211-167b20.8 isoform X1, with translation MARENKFLTIPTQEGLFVAVRERSAEMGADGEDDNGDDEEEEDVRLIPRCSPVPRKRGSSLADETAEYMRIRLALPRRRVSFADACGAELVDVRQFVPFDSDDEEEGGNNARWEEEEAKYQKAYRQPTYRVRPDFEPLSGGDLVHAVRTNKVEVEGVRPVPGESLSFDGLIRVLNVSFQKSVYVRSTMDGWITHFDYPAEYVQGSGHDETDGFCVRLSFAEPYLFDGARIDFVVRYKTTHGEFWANNMGKNYSVTLQVSYEEDAGQASKVEDVELRGILKPSRYRMDYDYDTFEDKDEGDVAGTEREGAVVAPIAVCPLVVEPEIDIEVVEALPVSPSNNRREPTSAEYALSSVKDSSGQHPLQDSVALPPETDHPETVVQATESLLPTEHLTVSIQQHKEMQLKVPEKYLSSHSDIPHIIGTVVDEGDIEVSTKPDKLFSPSQDDSQSEISVQVPFDSDITSSAIYPSFQHVGEERSEDLKVEGEPEEEIKSDILEIETPMQDQAVDQMEVDATEGPLQVLRETRWQSSLKEMNVGSESHEGGDLNHCIHQDAKVPGLSLSVKEPEMYPAIYDAIVRSETSRENKAGLMVEHVHAGGVEVSGITPTFTQHPYGDTHQGPTGKDIVTQSLPLTSDPEVSVHHRQRQGQGSMLKELPAVLCVDADTESASERTPLKESVPVLTSISKPDTSPEFINVKAVLPEDKDRDPCSTEDKLITHEEFEEEFKLFHKIPAPLQTQESLESQLPLPSKTLAVTSAQPEVVLGQTLIPAIAVLCTAVCLVVGLQEPSMFLVLGLFLVSLCF